Proteins encoded within one genomic window of Flavobacterium sp. NG2:
- a CDS encoding enoyl-CoA hydratase/isomerase family protein, whose amino-acid sequence MSYKNILVTFTKSLALLTINRPTKLNALNKETIHELHLALEELENNSEIRVIILTGSGEKAFVAGADISEFAHFSVEEGAQLAAQGQETLFNFVENLRTPVIAAINGFALGGGLELAMACHFRVASDNAKMGLPEVTLGLIPGYGGTQRLPQLVGKGRAMEMILTAGMIPAEEAHRIGLVNHVVPQDELLAFCESIAQKIIKNAPIAISKAINAINANFKEGVNGFDTEIKSFGRCFGTADFKEGTTAFLEKRKAVFTGE is encoded by the coding sequence ATGAGCTACAAAAACATTCTAGTTACTTTTACAAAAAGTCTAGCATTACTAACTATAAATCGTCCTACCAAACTAAATGCTTTAAACAAAGAGACCATTCATGAGTTACATCTCGCTCTTGAAGAATTAGAAAACAATTCTGAAATCAGAGTTATTATACTCACAGGAAGTGGCGAAAAAGCCTTTGTTGCAGGTGCTGACATTTCAGAATTTGCCCATTTTTCAGTTGAAGAAGGTGCTCAATTAGCTGCTCAAGGGCAAGAAACACTGTTTAATTTTGTTGAAAATCTGCGCACACCTGTTATTGCTGCCATCAATGGTTTTGCATTAGGTGGTGGATTAGAATTAGCCATGGCTTGTCATTTTAGAGTTGCTTCTGATAATGCTAAAATGGGATTACCCGAAGTGACTTTGGGATTAATTCCAGGATATGGAGGAACACAACGTTTACCCCAATTGGTTGGAAAAGGTCGTGCTATGGAAATGATTCTCACTGCTGGCATGATTCCAGCTGAAGAGGCCCATAGAATTGGACTTGTAAACCACGTAGTTCCTCAAGACGAACTTCTTGCTTTTTGCGAAAGCATTGCTCAAAAAATCATCAAAAATGCACCAATAGCCATCAGTAAAGCAATCAATGCGATTAACGCCAACTTTAAAGAAGGAGTAAACGGTTTTGATACCGAAATAAAATCCTTTGGAAGATGTTTTGGAACCGCTGATTTTAAAGAAGGAACAACTGCCTTTTTGGAAAAGAGAAAAGCAGTTTTTACTGGCGAATAA
- a CDS encoding sensor histidine kinase yields the protein MIVVIIVASILLASISIIQFKNEAKEYHQERLERKENAVREHINYVLSTTTYPLTTENLDLIFKDKIHELAHIHNIEINIYSLDGILLKSSKETFSVDKSALPIPKYILKLVRSSIEKRYVDIKTINGTKNRSSFTQIKDDKFKPLGILNLPYLEDDGYYDKELQSFLIRLGQVYSFMLIVAFALAYFLSAYITKSLKTISDKLYETTLSQKNKKIVLEASSKEINSLIAAYNRMVDELEISAVKLAQSEREEAWREMAKQVAHEIKNPLTPMRLTVQSFQRRFDPNDPDIQQKMKDYSDTLIQQIDTMTAVASAFSNFASMPAQQNETLNVVEVVELTLDIFNEAQIIFEAESPEIISKIDRTQLIRIVTNLVKNAIQSISEEQENKTVFVSVKKENENVLIIVEDNGKGIKPEDFPRIFEPKFTTKSSGMGLGLGIIKNIIENYKGTITFESTHGQGTRFTVSLPIINS from the coding sequence ATGATAGTAGTAATTATTGTAGCTTCTATTTTACTAGCTTCTATTTCTATTATACAGTTTAAAAACGAAGCCAAAGAATACCATCAAGAACGATTAGAACGCAAAGAAAATGCCGTAAGAGAACATATTAACTATGTACTTTCAACAACTACCTACCCTCTTACAACCGAAAATTTAGATTTGATATTCAAGGACAAAATCCATGAATTAGCCCATATCCATAATATCGAAATCAACATTTACAGTCTGGATGGTATATTATTAAAATCGTCAAAAGAAACATTTTCAGTAGACAAGTCAGCCTTACCCATTCCGAAATACATCTTGAAATTAGTACGTTCTTCTATTGAAAAACGATATGTAGACATTAAAACCATCAATGGTACCAAAAACCGTTCTTCATTTACTCAGATTAAAGACGATAAATTCAAACCTTTGGGTATCCTAAATCTTCCCTATCTTGAAGATGATGGTTATTATGACAAAGAATTACAAAGCTTTTTAATTCGTTTGGGGCAGGTGTATTCCTTTATGCTGATAGTCGCCTTTGCATTAGCCTATTTTTTGTCAGCCTATATTACCAAATCCTTAAAAACGATTTCAGACAAACTATACGAAACAACTTTAAGTCAGAAGAATAAAAAAATTGTTTTAGAGGCTAGCAGTAAAGAAATTAATTCCTTGATAGCCGCTTATAACCGAATGGTAGACGAACTTGAGATAAGTGCCGTAAAATTAGCGCAAAGCGAAAGAGAAGAAGCTTGGCGCGAAATGGCCAAACAGGTAGCGCATGAAATCAAGAACCCTCTGACACCAATGCGTTTGACTGTACAAAGTTTCCAACGTAGATTTGACCCCAACGACCCTGACATCCAACAAAAGATGAAGGACTACTCCGATACTTTAATTCAGCAAATCGATACGATGACCGCAGTGGCATCGGCTTTCTCCAATTTTGCATCAATGCCTGCCCAGCAAAACGAAACCTTAAATGTGGTTGAAGTGGTCGAATTGACATTAGATATTTTCAATGAAGCCCAAATTATTTTTGAAGCCGAATCACCTGAGATTATTTCGAAAATAGACCGTACACAATTGATTCGAATTGTGACCAATTTAGTTAAAAATGCCATTCAATCAATTTCCGAGGAACAAGAAAACAAAACCGTTTTTGTTTCTGTAAAAAAAGAAAATGAAAACGTCCTAATCATTGTTGAAGACAATGGTAAAGGAATTAAACCCGAGGATTTTCCTCGTATTTTCGAACCTAAATTCACCACTAAGAGTAGCGGAATGGGATTAGGACTAGGGATTATCAAAAACATCATTGAAAATTACAAAGGAACGATTACCTTTGAGTCTACCCACGGACAAGGAACCCGATTTACTGTTTCGCTTCCTATCATTAACTCTTAA
- a CDS encoding CopD family protein, whose product MELYNYLKSLHLIFVITWFAGLFYIVRLFVYQIEAADKPSPEKEILQKQYKIMTYRLWYIITWPSAILASVFAFWMLLFTPIGNAWLQMPWMHVKLGFVFVLYLYHGKCHQIFKQLQNDEVKYSTNFMRLWNEGATIILFAVVFLVVLKNAVNWIYGVIGIVLFSVLIMLGFKFYKKIREKNSGQ is encoded by the coding sequence ATGGAACTCTACAACTACCTTAAATCCCTTCACCTCATCTTTGTCATCACTTGGTTTGCGGGACTTTTTTATATTGTTCGTTTGTTTGTGTACCAAATTGAAGCGGCAGACAAACCCTCGCCTGAAAAAGAAATTTTGCAAAAGCAATACAAAATCATGACCTATCGATTATGGTACATTATTACTTGGCCATCTGCGATATTGGCTAGTGTTTTTGCTTTTTGGATGTTGTTGTTTACACCTATAGGAAATGCTTGGTTGCAAATGCCTTGGATGCATGTGAAACTTGGCTTTGTTTTTGTGCTCTACTTGTATCACGGTAAATGCCATCAAATTTTCAAGCAATTGCAAAATGACGAGGTAAAATACAGTACCAACTTTATGCGTTTGTGGAATGAAGGAGCAACAATTATACTTTTTGCAGTCGTTTTTCTGGTGGTATTAAAAAATGCCGTAAATTGGATTTATGGTGTAATCGGGATTGTACTGTTTTCAGTTTTGATTATGTTAGGATTCAAATTTTATAAAAAAATTAGAGAAAAGAACAGTGGTCAGTAA
- the hemH gene encoding ferrochelatase codes for MKGALLINLGSPESPTPKDVKPYLDEFLMDKYVIDVPFLLRALIVRGIILRKRPEKSAEAYAKIWWEEGSPLIVLSKRMFKKVKPKVAIPMALSMRYGNPDIYSGLKELADKGVTEVLLFPLYPHHAMSSTVTVLEKAEEIRKKHFPNMKFSSIPAFYNKPDYIKNLSDSIKSHLANFEYDHLLFSYHGLPERHIRKTDVTKSHCKIDGSCCNTPSPAHEFCYRHQCYETTKLVTEALGIPKEKYSQTFQSRLAGDKWLEPYTDVEINKLPEKGIKKLAVVTPAFVADCLETLEEIAMEANHEFKAHGGEDFFAVPCLNDSDEWCTTVSNWINDWAK; via the coding sequence ATGAAAGGCGCATTATTAATCAACTTAGGCTCACCAGAAAGCCCAACACCAAAGGATGTAAAACCGTATTTAGACGAATTTTTAATGGACAAATACGTGATTGACGTTCCGTTTTTGTTGCGTGCCTTAATTGTTCGTGGTATCATTTTAAGAAAAAGACCAGAGAAATCAGCAGAAGCTTATGCCAAAATTTGGTGGGAAGAAGGTTCGCCATTAATTGTCCTTTCAAAACGAATGTTTAAAAAAGTGAAGCCTAAGGTAGCCATCCCAATGGCGTTATCAATGCGTTATGGAAATCCTGATATTTACTCTGGATTAAAAGAATTAGCAGACAAAGGTGTGACCGAAGTATTGCTTTTCCCTTTATACCCGCATCATGCGATGTCATCAACCGTAACAGTGTTGGAAAAAGCAGAGGAAATTAGAAAGAAGCATTTTCCAAACATGAAATTTTCATCAATTCCTGCTTTTTATAATAAACCGGATTATATCAAAAATTTATCAGACTCAATCAAAAGTCATTTGGCCAATTTTGAATACGACCATTTATTGTTTTCGTACCACGGTTTGCCTGAGCGTCACATTCGCAAAACAGATGTAACCAAATCACATTGTAAAATCGACGGTTCTTGTTGCAACACACCATCACCAGCTCATGAATTTTGCTACCGTCACCAATGTTATGAAACTACAAAACTGGTAACCGAAGCATTAGGTATTCCGAAAGAAAAGTACAGTCAAACTTTTCAATCACGATTGGCTGGAGACAAATGGCTAGAGCCTTATACGGATGTTGAAATCAATAAACTACCCGAAAAAGGAATAAAAAAACTGGCAGTTGTAACACCCGCTTTTGTAGCTGACTGTTTAGAAACATTAGAAGAAATTGCCATGGAGGCCAACCACGAATTCAAAGCACACGGAGGCGAAGATTTCTTTGCTGTTCCTTGTTTGAATGATTCCGATGAATGGTGCACTACTGTGAGTAATTGGATTAACGACTGGGCGAAGTAA
- a CDS encoding AraC family transcriptional regulator yields MGSQEIIKIEDDFILIRFQNDGSEPFFAQREVSSGLIQFHFGLKGNAKFIFNQGNYTLELKEEKSLLLYNPQKELPLNLELAPNSWVISLIISIKKFHALFSAEADYITFLSGDNKDKKYYNEGNISPSMAIVLSQLFHYNLHPSIKNLYYKGKGYELLSLYFNRTEDPNAEQCPFLTDEDNVLKIRKAKEIILANMAEPPGLQELADQVGLNLKKLKMGFKQIYGDTVYGFLFDYKMDSARKLLDSGSYNVNEVGLKIGYSTGSHFIAAFKKKFGTTPKKYLMSINPNS; encoded by the coding sequence ATGGGTTCTCAAGAAATAATAAAAATAGAAGACGATTTTATATTAATTCGCTTTCAAAATGATGGTTCAGAACCATTTTTTGCACAACGCGAAGTGAGTAGCGGATTAATTCAATTTCATTTCGGGCTCAAAGGAAATGCAAAATTCATCTTTAACCAAGGGAATTACACTCTAGAATTAAAAGAAGAAAAATCGCTGCTTTTATACAATCCTCAAAAAGAATTACCTCTTAATTTGGAACTAGCACCTAATTCATGGGTAATATCCTTAATTATTTCCATCAAAAAATTTCATGCCTTGTTTTCTGCCGAAGCGGATTACATCACTTTTTTGAGCGGTGATAATAAAGACAAAAAATATTATAACGAGGGAAACATCAGCCCGTCTATGGCTATTGTACTTAGTCAGCTGTTTCATTACAACTTACATCCATCGATTAAAAACCTCTACTATAAAGGAAAGGGATATGAATTATTGAGTTTGTATTTTAACCGCACCGAAGATCCCAATGCTGAACAATGTCCTTTCCTAACCGATGAAGACAATGTACTTAAAATACGAAAAGCCAAAGAAATCATTCTCGCTAATATGGCTGAACCCCCAGGATTACAAGAATTAGCCGACCAAGTGGGCTTGAATTTGAAGAAACTTAAAATGGGTTTCAAACAAATTTATGGCGATACTGTTTATGGTTTTCTCTTTGATTACAAAATGGATTCGGCTCGAAAACTACTCGACAGCGGTTCTTATAATGTAAATGAAGTAGGATTAAAAATTGGTTACAGCACTGGAAGCCACTTTATAGCAGCTTTCAAAAAGAAATTTGGAACTACACCAAAGAAATATTTGATGTCTATCAATCCAAACAGTTAA
- the hemA gene encoding glutamyl-tRNA reductase encodes MEKTLTSKHHYFYAVGLSYRKADAETRGRFSLDAVAKTQLLEQAKAEGIESLVVTSTCNRTEVYGFAEHPFQLIKLICENSQGSIEEFQRVGFVYKNQEAINHIFRVGTGLDSQILGDFEIISQIKTSFIHAKALGLVNNFMERLVNAVIQASKKIKTNTEISSGATSVSFASVQYILKNVEDIGNKNILLFGTGKIGRNTCENLVKHTKNEHITLINRTKDKAEKLAGKLNLIVKDYSELHLELQKADVLVVATGAQNPTVDKAILNLKKPLLILDLSIPKNVNEDVEELEGVTLIHMDYLSELTDETLENRKKHIPEAEAIIEEIKEEFITWTKGRKFAPTINALKAKLNDIKKAELNFQSKKIADFNEEQAEIISARIIQKITTHFANHLKDEGTMVDESIEWIERVFKIEAAVK; translated from the coding sequence ATGGAAAAAACCCTAACATCAAAACATCATTATTTTTACGCAGTAGGATTAAGCTATAGGAAAGCAGATGCTGAAACTAGAGGTAGATTTAGTTTGGATGCTGTTGCCAAAACGCAGTTATTGGAACAAGCTAAAGCCGAAGGGATAGAGAGCTTAGTGGTAACTTCGACTTGTAATCGTACTGAAGTATATGGGTTTGCGGAGCATCCTTTTCAGTTAATCAAATTGATTTGTGAAAATAGTCAAGGGAGTATTGAAGAGTTTCAAAGAGTAGGTTTTGTTTATAAAAATCAAGAAGCCATCAATCACATCTTTAGAGTGGGTACGGGCTTAGATAGCCAAATTCTAGGGGATTTTGAAATTATCTCCCAAATTAAAACGAGTTTTATTCACGCAAAAGCATTAGGACTGGTTAATAATTTTATGGAAAGGCTAGTCAATGCCGTGATTCAAGCGAGTAAAAAAATCAAAACCAATACCGAAATCAGTTCAGGAGCAACCTCAGTTTCTTTTGCCTCTGTACAATACATTTTGAAAAATGTGGAAGATATCGGGAACAAAAATATCCTTCTTTTTGGAACTGGAAAAATAGGACGTAACACTTGCGAAAATTTGGTTAAACACACCAAAAACGAGCATATTACCCTTATCAATAGAACCAAAGACAAGGCTGAAAAACTAGCAGGTAAATTGAATTTAATTGTAAAAGATTATTCAGAATTACACCTAGAATTACAAAAAGCCGATGTTTTGGTTGTCGCTACTGGGGCACAAAACCCAACCGTGGACAAGGCAATCTTAAATCTTAAAAAACCGTTGTTGATTTTGGATTTATCGATTCCAAAAAATGTGAATGAAGATGTAGAAGAGCTAGAAGGTGTAACTTTAATTCATATGGATTATCTTTCTGAATTGACCGATGAAACATTGGAAAACCGTAAAAAACACATTCCTGAAGCAGAGGCCATTATTGAAGAGATAAAAGAGGAATTTATTACTTGGACTAAAGGACGAAAATTTGCGCCAACAATCAACGCATTGAAAGCGAAATTAAACGACATTAAAAAAGCCGAGTTGAATTTTCAAAGCAAAAAAATTGCCGATTTCAACGAAGAACAAGCCGAAATCATAAGCGCTCGAATTATTCAAAAGATTACTACTCATTTTGCCAACCATTTGAAAGATGAAGGCACTATGGTAGATGAAAGCATCGAATGGATTGAACGAGTTTTCAAAATTGAAGCTGCGGTTAAATAA
- a CDS encoding GxxExxY protein: MTKKEITQLSFEITGYAIKVHKKLGPGLLESVYEQCLKYELEKNGYDVKQQLIVKIEYDDLVLESNLRIDLLVNDSIVVELKAIEDILPIHEAQLLTYMKLLEKPQGLLVNFNTTNITKSLKPFVNEYFSRLAEE, encoded by the coding sequence ATGACTAAAAAGGAGATTACACAGTTATCTTTTGAAATTACAGGTTATGCTATAAAAGTTCATAAAAAATTAGGCCCAGGACTTTTAGAAAGTGTTTATGAACAATGTTTGAAATATGAATTAGAGAAAAACGGCTACGATGTTAAACAACAATTGATTGTTAAGATCGAGTATGATGATTTAGTTTTAGAGTCTAATTTAAGAATAGATTTATTGGTTAATGACTCAATAGTTGTGGAATTGAAAGCAATTGAAGATATATTACCTATTCATGAAGCGCAGTTGTTAACGTATATGAAATTATTAGAAAAACCTCAAGGATTACTGGTTAATTTCAATACCACTAACATAACAAAATCACTGAAACCATTCGTAAACGAATATTTTTCAAGATTAGCAGAAGAATAA
- the hemC gene encoding hydroxymethylbilane synthase, translating to MAEKTIRIGTRDSELALWQAHTVQKKLNDLGFKTKIVAVKSTGDIVLDKPLYELGITGIFTKTLDVAMINGDVDIAVHSMKDVPTALPTGIVQAAVLERANTVDVLAYKGNLDFLQGTGTIATGSLRRQAQWLNKYPNHKVVDLRGNVNLRMQKLADNDWNGAVFAAAGLERINLNPENHIALDWMIPAPAQGAMLVVAMGNDNFTLDALSHLNDIETEIATYIERQFLRTLEGGCTAPIGALAKYNDEDDTIHFQGALFSLDGKQKMEVDKIVPIEEWKKLGFYAAKEILDNGGAALMAEIKSKLKK from the coding sequence ATGGCAGAAAAAACAATACGTATAGGTACTCGAGATAGTGAATTGGCTTTGTGGCAAGCCCATACTGTTCAAAAAAAACTAAATGATTTGGGGTTTAAAACCAAAATTGTTGCTGTAAAATCTACAGGAGATATTGTTTTAGATAAGCCATTATACGAACTAGGAATCACAGGAATTTTTACGAAAACACTCGATGTTGCCATGATAAATGGCGATGTTGATATTGCGGTGCATTCTATGAAAGATGTGCCAACGGCTTTACCAACAGGGATTGTGCAAGCGGCCGTTTTGGAAAGAGCCAATACCGTCGATGTTTTGGCTTACAAAGGAAACCTTGATTTTCTACAAGGAACCGGTACCATTGCAACCGGAAGTTTGCGTCGTCAAGCACAATGGTTGAATAAATATCCTAATCATAAGGTAGTCGACTTACGCGGAAATGTTAATTTGCGCATGCAAAAATTAGCCGATAACGACTGGAATGGTGCTGTATTTGCAGCGGCTGGACTAGAACGCATCAATCTAAATCCTGAAAATCATATCGCTTTAGACTGGATGATTCCCGCACCTGCACAAGGAGCAATGCTTGTTGTGGCGATGGGCAACGATAATTTTACTTTGGATGCGTTATCGCATTTGAATGATATCGAAACCGAAATTGCAACTTATATTGAACGCCAATTTTTACGAACATTAGAAGGTGGTTGTACAGCGCCAATTGGGGCATTGGCCAAATACAATGACGAAGATGATACAATTCATTTTCAAGGGGCATTATTTTCGTTAGATGGAAAACAAAAAATGGAAGTGGATAAAATCGTTCCTATCGAAGAATGGAAAAAACTAGGATTTTATGCCGCTAAAGAAATCTTAGATAATGGTGGAGCAGCATTGATGGCCGAAATTAAAAGTAAATTAAAGAAATAA
- a CDS encoding uroporphyrinogen-III synthase, translated as MSQISILATKTLSAEQRQVFLDADFDLLEQDFIEIKNNLFELNSINNNLIFSSQNAVLSLMEQKGWEVLKTKPVFCVGIKTKELLEANGFTVDVYMDYASELAEIITLIYNKESYTFLSGNLRRETLPQALKNAGITFNEIEVYETQLAPFKISAQENFDGIMFFSPSAVESYLTNNKIKKEVCFCIGTTTASALEAKKIKNIVIPEIPTIEEVIFEVIQYYKPMPEEGN; from the coding sequence ATGAGCCAAATCAGCATATTAGCTACCAAAACATTATCTGCAGAGCAAAGACAAGTATTTCTGGATGCTGATTTTGATTTATTGGAACAAGATTTTATCGAAATAAAAAACAACCTTTTCGAACTGAATTCTATCAATAACAATTTGATTTTTAGTAGTCAAAATGCAGTTTTGAGTTTGATGGAACAAAAGGGTTGGGAAGTTCTAAAAACAAAACCTGTTTTTTGTGTTGGGATTAAAACCAAAGAATTACTAGAAGCAAACGGTTTTACAGTGGATGTCTATATGGATTATGCCTCTGAATTGGCCGAAATCATCACCTTAATATATAACAAAGAAAGTTACACTTTTTTAAGTGGAAATTTGCGTAGGGAAACTTTGCCACAAGCTTTAAAAAACGCAGGTATCACCTTTAACGAAATAGAAGTGTACGAAACCCAGTTGGCTCCTTTCAAAATATCAGCCCAAGAAAATTTTGATGGAATTATGTTCTTCAGTCCCTCGGCTGTGGAGAGTTATTTGACCAACAACAAAATCAAAAAGGAAGTGTGCTTTTGTATAGGAACAACCACCGCATCAGCACTAGAAGCAAAGAAAATTAAAAACATTGTAATTCCTGAAATCCCAACCATTGAGGAGGTGATTTTCGAAGTAATTCAGTATTACAAACCGATGCCTGAAGAAGGTAATTAG
- the hemE gene encoding uroporphyrinogen decarboxylase produces the protein MIKNDLFLRALKGETVQRPPVWMMRQAGRYLPEFIALRDKYDFFTRCQTPELAAEITVQPIRRIAPDAAILFSDILVIPQAMGIDVEMKPNFGPFVPNPIRTIQDVEKVIVPDVHETLGYVFDAIKLTKEMLNDEVPLIGFAGSPWTIMCYAVEGRGSKSFDMAKGFCFQHPEAAHVLLQKITDTTILYLKEKVKSGVNAVQIFDSWGGMLSPTDYQEFSWKYINQIVEALADDAPVIVFGKGCWFALNEMGKSRASALGVDWTCSPRNARYLSGGNITLQGNFDPSRLLSPIPVIKKMVHEMIDEFGKDKYIVNLGHGILPNIPVDHAKAFIDAVKEYGQ, from the coding sequence ATGATAAAAAACGACTTATTTTTAAGAGCATTAAAAGGAGAAACAGTACAACGTCCGCCAGTATGGATGATGCGTCAGGCGGGAAGGTATTTACCTGAATTTATCGCTTTGCGTGATAAATATGATTTTTTCACCCGTTGTCAAACGCCAGAGTTGGCTGCCGAAATTACCGTACAACCGATACGTAGAATTGCGCCAGATGCTGCTATTTTATTTTCGGATATCTTAGTGATTCCACAAGCCATGGGAATTGATGTAGAGATGAAACCTAATTTTGGTCCGTTTGTGCCTAATCCTATCCGCACGATTCAAGATGTGGAAAAAGTGATTGTTCCTGATGTTCATGAAACTTTAGGCTACGTTTTTGATGCCATCAAATTGACTAAGGAAATGTTGAATGATGAGGTGCCTTTGATTGGATTTGCAGGTTCGCCGTGGACAATTATGTGTTATGCAGTAGAAGGAAGAGGATCAAAAAGTTTTGATATGGCCAAAGGATTTTGTTTCCAACATCCAGAAGCAGCCCATGTACTTTTGCAAAAAATCACCGACACCACTATTTTATACCTAAAAGAAAAAGTAAAATCAGGAGTAAATGCCGTTCAGATTTTTGACTCTTGGGGAGGTATGTTGTCACCAACAGACTATCAAGAATTTTCATGGAAATACATCAACCAAATCGTTGAAGCTTTGGCTGATGACGCACCAGTTATTGTTTTCGGAAAAGGATGTTGGTTCGCTTTAAACGAAATGGGAAAAAGCCGTGCTTCTGCCTTAGGAGTAGATTGGACGTGTTCGCCTAGAAATGCAAGATACCTTTCAGGTGGAAATATCACTTTGCAAGGGAATTTTGATCCATCAAGATTGTTATCGCCAATTCCGGTAATCAAGAAAATGGTTCACGAAATGATTGACGAATTTGGCAAAGACAAATACATCGTGAATTTAGGTCACGGTATTTTGCCAAATATTCCTGTAGATCATGCTAAGGCGTTTATTGATGCTGTGAAGGAGTACGGGCAGTAG
- the hemF gene encoding oxygen-dependent coproporphyrinogen oxidase, producing MKEQFYQYIQNLQDSIVAGLEAVDGQAKFKEDLWERPEGGGGRTRVIENGNVFEKGGVNISAVHGKLPEAMQKMFGVGEADFFACGLSLVLHPKNPMVPTVHANWRYFEMYASTELSTSSTELSTGPRKVIQQWFGGGQDLTPYYLFEEDAKHFHQTCKTACDKHNLDFYPKYKKQCDTYFWNAHRNEARGIGGLFFDYCKATDDMSMENWFNFVSEVGNSFLQAYVPIVEKRKKLPYTPEQRTWQEIRRGRYVEFNLVHDKGTLFGLKTNGRIESILMSLPPHVQWVYDHHPEAGSEEEKLIKVLENPVDWLAS from the coding sequence ATGAAAGAACAATTTTACCAATACATACAAAACCTTCAAGACTCCATCGTTGCAGGATTAGAAGCAGTTGATGGTCAAGCCAAATTTAAAGAAGATCTTTGGGAACGACCAGAAGGTGGCGGAGGAAGAACACGTGTAATTGAGAACGGAAACGTTTTTGAAAAAGGCGGTGTCAATATATCAGCGGTTCATGGAAAATTACCCGAAGCCATGCAAAAGATGTTTGGCGTAGGAGAAGCCGATTTTTTTGCATGCGGATTAAGTTTGGTTTTGCATCCTAAAAACCCAATGGTACCTACGGTGCATGCCAATTGGCGTTATTTTGAAATGTATGCTTCGACAGAGCTCAGCACAAGTTCGACAGAGCTCAGTACAGGTCCTCGAAAGGTAATCCAACAATGGTTTGGTGGCGGACAAGATTTAACGCCTTATTATCTATTTGAAGAAGATGCCAAACATTTTCATCAAACTTGTAAAACAGCCTGTGATAAACATAATTTGGATTTTTATCCAAAATATAAAAAGCAATGTGATACTTATTTCTGGAATGCACATCGCAATGAAGCACGTGGAATAGGAGGTTTGTTTTTTGATTATTGTAAAGCGACTGACGATATGAGCATGGAAAACTGGTTCAACTTTGTATCCGAAGTTGGGAATAGTTTCCTTCAAGCGTATGTTCCTATTGTGGAAAAAAGAAAAAAATTACCCTATACACCAGAACAAAGAACATGGCAAGAAATTCGTCGCGGTCGTTATGTTGAGTTCAATTTGGTACACGACAAAGGTACTTTATTTGGCTTAAAAACTAATGGCAGAATCGAATCTATCTTGATGTCATTACCACCACATGTGCAATGGGTGTACGATCATCATCCAGAGGCAGGAAGCGAAGAAGAAAAATTAATAAAAGTCCTTGAAAATCCAGTTGATTGGTTAGCTTCGTAG
- the tnpA gene encoding IS200/IS605 family transposase, which translates to MANTYSQIYIHIVFAVKGRQNLISKNWKDELYKYITGIVTNEGQKLIAINGMPDHVHILIGLKPDKSLSDLVRSIKANSSRFINDKKWINGKFEWQTGFGAFSYNHSQLTNVINYIQNQEEHHKKKTFKEEYVDFLKAFDIDYNNLYLFDDV; encoded by the coding sequence ATGGCAAACACCTATTCTCAAATTTATATTCATATTGTTTTTGCCGTAAAAGGCAGACAAAATTTGATTTCTAAAAATTGGAAGGATGAATTATATAAATATATCACAGGAATTGTAACCAATGAAGGTCAAAAATTAATTGCTATTAATGGAATGCCTGACCATGTTCATATATTGATTGGATTAAAGCCAGATAAATCGTTGTCTGATTTAGTTAGAAGTATAAAAGCAAATTCTTCTCGTTTTATAAATGACAAAAAATGGATAAATGGTAAATTTGAATGGCAAACAGGTTTTGGTGCTTTTTCATACAACCACTCTCAATTGACAAACGTTATTAATTATATACAAAACCAAGAAGAACATCATAAAAAGAAAACTTTCAAAGAAGAATATGTTGATTTTTTAAAGGCATTTGATATAGATTATAATAATCTATATCTATTTGATGATGTTTAA